From one Streptomyces sp. NBC_01478 genomic stretch:
- a CDS encoding sugar porter family MFS transporter → MTSTAQAPQSGAGSAHPEHLGHVIFIAAAAAMGGFLFGYDSSVINGAVEAIRSRYDIGSAALAQVIAIALIGCAIGAATAGRIADRIGRIRCMQISAVMFTISAVGSALPFALWDLAFWRIVGGFAIGMASVIGPAYIAEVSPPAYRGRLGSFQQAAIVIGIAISQLVNWGLLNAADGDQRGKLMGLEAWQVMLGVMVVPAVLYGLLSFAIPESPRFLISAGKLGRAHEVLREVEGDDIDLDARVAEIEHAMKSEHKSTFKDLLGGGGFYFKPIVWVGIGLSAFQQLVGINVAFYYSSTLWQSVGVDPTESFFYSFTTSIVNIIGTVIAMIFVDRIGRRPLALIGSVGMVVGLALEAWAFSYDLVDGKLPSAQGWTALIAAHVFVLFFALSWGVVVWVFLGEMFPNKIRAAALGVAASAQWIANWAITASFPSLADWNLSATYVIYTVFAALSIPFVLKFVKETKGKKLEDMG, encoded by the coding sequence GTGACCAGCACTGCGCAGGCACCTCAGTCAGGAGCCGGGTCGGCTCATCCCGAACATCTCGGGCACGTCATCTTCATCGCGGCGGCGGCCGCGATGGGCGGCTTCCTCTTCGGCTACGACAGCTCCGTGATCAACGGCGCCGTCGAGGCGATCCGCAGCCGCTACGACATCGGCTCCGCGGCCCTCGCCCAGGTCATCGCGATCGCCCTGATCGGCTGTGCGATCGGTGCCGCGACCGCCGGCCGCATAGCCGACCGCATCGGCCGTATCCGCTGTATGCAGATCTCCGCGGTGATGTTCACGATCAGTGCTGTCGGTTCGGCGCTGCCCTTCGCGCTCTGGGACCTCGCCTTCTGGCGGATCGTCGGCGGCTTCGCCATCGGCATGGCCTCCGTCATCGGCCCCGCCTACATCGCCGAGGTCTCCCCGCCCGCCTACCGCGGCCGGCTCGGCTCCTTCCAGCAGGCCGCGATCGTCATCGGTATCGCGATCTCGCAGTTGGTCAACTGGGGTCTGCTGAACGCCGCCGACGGCGACCAGCGCGGCAAGCTCATGGGCCTGGAGGCCTGGCAGGTCATGCTCGGCGTCATGGTGGTCCCGGCCGTCCTCTACGGCCTGCTCTCCTTCGCGATCCCCGAGTCCCCGCGCTTCCTGATCTCCGCGGGCAAGCTGGGCCGCGCCCACGAGGTGCTGCGTGAGGTCGAGGGCGACGACATCGACCTGGACGCCCGCGTCGCCGAGATCGAGCACGCGATGAAGAGCGAGCACAAGTCGACCTTCAAGGACCTGCTCGGCGGTGGCGGCTTCTACTTCAAGCCGATCGTCTGGGTCGGCATCGGCCTCTCGGCCTTCCAGCAGCTCGTCGGCATCAACGTCGCGTTCTACTACTCCTCGACGCTGTGGCAGTCGGTCGGCGTCGACCCCACGGAGTCGTTCTTCTACTCCTTCACGACGTCGATCGTGAACATCATCGGCACCGTGATCGCCATGATCTTCGTGGACCGCATCGGCCGCAGGCCGCTGGCCCTCATCGGCTCGGTCGGCATGGTCGTCGGTCTCGCGCTGGAGGCCTGGGCCTTCTCCTACGACCTCGTCGACGGCAAGCTGCCCTCCGCGCAGGGCTGGACCGCGCTGATCGCGGCCCACGTCTTCGTCCTCTTCTTCGCCCTGTCCTGGGGTGTGGTGGTCTGGGTCTTCCTCGGCGAGATGTTCCCGAACAAGATCCGCGCCGCCGCCCTCGGCGTCGCCGCCTCCGCGCAGTGGATCGCCAACTGGGCCATCACCGCGAGCTTCCCCTCGCTGGCCGACTGGAACCTCTCCGCGACCTACGTGATCTACACGGTCTTCGCCGCGCTCTCCATCCCGTTCGTCCTGAAGTTCGTGAAGGAGACGAAGGGCAAGAAGCTGGAGGACATGGGCTGA
- a CDS encoding LLM class flavin-dependent oxidoreductase: MPVSVVRFNLVEPGATPASLSARYRAALEMAAYADEHGITTVQTEEHHGVANNWMPSPFAFAGAVFGATKHIAVTVSAVIGPLHDPLRLAEDIAVLDLLSGGRLVTVAGIGYRPEEYAQFDVDWKRRGLLQDELLETVLKAWSGEEFEYRGRTVRVTPRPFSDPHPLLLVGGSSKAAARRAARLGLPFFPSAHLPDLEAYYKDRLVEYGTEGWTMMPGAETPLLHIAEDPDRAWAEYGAHFLHEARTYASWQSGEIRSAVKSGATTVAELRAEGVYRILTPDECVALGLDNLVLHPLSGGMPVDEGWRSLRLFAERVLPRLGE; this comes from the coding sequence ATGCCCGTCTCGGTCGTACGCTTCAACCTCGTCGAACCCGGCGCGACCCCCGCCTCGCTGAGCGCCCGCTACCGGGCCGCCCTGGAGATGGCCGCGTACGCGGACGAGCACGGGATCACCACCGTGCAGACGGAGGAGCACCACGGCGTCGCCAACAACTGGATGCCGTCGCCCTTCGCCTTCGCGGGCGCGGTGTTCGGCGCGACCAAGCACATCGCGGTGACCGTCTCGGCGGTCATCGGCCCGCTGCACGACCCGCTCCGGCTGGCCGAGGACATCGCCGTGCTCGATCTGCTGAGCGGCGGCCGGCTGGTGACCGTGGCCGGGATCGGTTACCGGCCCGAGGAGTACGCCCAGTTCGACGTGGACTGGAAGCGCCGGGGCCTGCTCCAGGACGAGCTGCTGGAGACCGTCCTGAAGGCGTGGTCCGGCGAGGAGTTCGAGTACCGCGGCCGTACCGTACGGGTCACCCCGCGCCCCTTCTCCGACCCGCACCCCCTGCTGCTGGTCGGCGGTTCCTCGAAGGCCGCAGCGCGCCGGGCCGCCCGGCTGGGTCTGCCGTTCTTCCCCAGTGCGCACCTTCCCGACCTGGAGGCGTACTACAAGGACCGGCTCGTGGAGTACGGCACCGAGGGCTGGACGATGATGCCGGGGGCCGAGACCCCGCTGCTGCACATCGCCGAGGACCCGGACCGGGCCTGGGCCGAGTACGGCGCGCACTTCCTGCACGAGGCGCGGACGTACGCCTCCTGGCAGTCCGGGGAGATCCGCTCGGCGGTGAAGTCGGGGGCCACGACCGTGGCGGAGCTGCGCGCGGAGGGCGTCTACCGGATCCTCACGCCGGACGAGTGCGTGGCGCTGGGGCTCGACAATCTCGTACTGCATCCGCTGTCGGGCGGGATGCCGGTGGACGAGGGATGGCGCAGCCTGCGGCTGTTCGCGGAGCGGGTGCTGCCGCGGCTCGGGGAGTGA